One region of Qipengyuania sp. SS22 genomic DNA includes:
- a CDS encoding dihydroorotase, whose amino-acid sequence MKQQTPLTITGGRLVTPDGVREGALRLVDGCIETIGGEAQDGDDIVDARGRLVAPGLVDLGVFAIDKPAFHFGGITRAALMPDQSPPLDLPSRVSYIAKSGKPDFWVHPLAAATRGLEGREIAELGLMRAAGARGVATGRQWIADSGAMLRLLQYAAMLDLVVVAHAEDAALVGSAVATAGEIATRRGLPSAPAEAEAIALTRDIALAEMAGARIHFRQVTTRAGLDIVRQAKARGLPVTCGVTPAHFMLSDLATVDFRTFARLSPPLRSEDDRHAVREAIVDGTIDVIASGHDPRGPEDKRLPFSDAEPGMAGAETLLAMTLSLVRDEVIDMPQAFALVATAPARILGVDAGAIAVGLEADIAIVDPEQPWIIQSARMEATAGNTPFDGQPTQGRVKTLFKGGVRIHH is encoded by the coding sequence ATGAAGCAGCAAACCCCCCTGACGATTACCGGCGGCCGATTGGTGACGCCCGATGGCGTGCGCGAAGGCGCGCTGCGGCTGGTCGACGGCTGTATCGAAACCATTGGCGGCGAAGCGCAGGATGGTGATGACATCGTCGATGCCAGGGGCCGCCTGGTTGCCCCCGGGCTGGTCGATCTCGGCGTGTTCGCGATCGACAAGCCCGCCTTCCATTTCGGCGGGATCACGCGCGCGGCGCTGATGCCCGACCAGTCGCCGCCGTTGGACCTGCCCAGCCGGGTTTCCTACATCGCCAAGAGCGGCAAGCCCGATTTCTGGGTCCATCCGCTCGCCGCCGCGACCCGCGGGCTCGAAGGGCGCGAGATTGCCGAGCTGGGCCTGATGCGCGCCGCCGGTGCGCGCGGCGTTGCCACCGGACGCCAGTGGATTGCGGATTCGGGTGCGATGCTGCGGCTGCTGCAATATGCCGCCATGCTCGACCTCGTGGTGGTCGCTCACGCGGAGGATGCCGCATTGGTCGGCAGCGCGGTCGCCACGGCGGGCGAAATTGCGACGCGGCGCGGTCTGCCCAGCGCCCCCGCCGAAGCCGAAGCCATCGCGCTGACCCGCGATATCGCACTGGCCGAGATGGCGGGTGCGCGCATCCATTTCAGGCAGGTGACCACGCGGGCGGGGCTGGATATCGTCCGCCAAGCGAAAGCGCGCGGGCTACCCGTCACCTGCGGCGTCACTCCGGCGCATTTCATGCTCTCCGATCTGGCGACGGTCGATTTCCGCACCTTCGCCCGCCTGTCGCCGCCGCTGCGCAGCGAAGACGACCGCCATGCGGTGCGCGAGGCCATCGTCGACGGGACGATCGACGTCATTGCCAGCGGGCACGATCCGCGCGGCCCGGAAGACAAGCGCCTGCCGTTCTCCGATGCCGAGCCGGGCATGGCAGGGGCCGAGACGCTGTTGGCGATGACGCTGTCGCTGGTCCGCGACGAGGTCATCGATATGCCGCAAGCCTTTGCGCTGGTGGCGACGGCGCCGGCGCGCATCCTCGGAGTCGATGCCGGTGCGATCGCGGTGGGGCTCGAAGCCGATATCGCGATCGTCGATCCCGAACAGCCCTGGATAATCCAGAGCGCCAGGATGGAAGCCACCGCCGGCAATACACCGTTCGACGGCCAACCCACGCAGGGGCGCGTGAAGACACTGTTCAAGGGCGGGGTGCGGATCCACCACTAG
- a CDS encoding SPOR domain-containing protein produces MSTETKARSKRFVQLAVTTALATTALTACTGKAAPSHSYSAAHAEQALSKGRTSKAVQHAEAAVLASPRDAYSRTLLGNAYLEDGRFASAATTFAEAVELGDTAPRTIISYTLAQIAIGDQVGALATLDQFETTLDPADFGLAIALAGRPDHGVHVLSNALRSGQNTPKVRQNLAYAYALQGNWRSARVMAAEDVPAGEVGDRMAQWAAVVRPEAFTTRVANLLGVQPRVDPGQPQMLALANHPSVNMLAAQEVGELEPVAEPQGDFAFAEELPAVGAAPSIDDRADAALADAGLAPSIGGVRYVSREVVQQMPVQSRKAVAPRVAGAAAPTSTARSGDYNVQLGSFFSMSDANEAWKQFQKRYPELGDAERVITKARVNGKIYYRVAAAGFAKASADSMCRTVKGKGGGCIAYASSRPLPGAIDVVASDMRVAAR; encoded by the coding sequence ATGAGCACCGAGACGAAAGCCAGGAGCAAGCGGTTCGTCCAGCTCGCCGTCACCACGGCGCTGGCGACGACCGCGCTTACGGCGTGCACCGGCAAGGCTGCACCAAGCCATTCCTATTCGGCTGCGCATGCCGAACAGGCGCTGAGCAAGGGCCGCACCTCGAAGGCCGTACAGCACGCCGAAGCGGCCGTACTGGCCAGTCCGCGCGATGCCTATTCACGCACGCTGCTGGGCAATGCCTATCTTGAAGACGGGCGCTTCGCATCGGCCGCGACGACTTTCGCCGAGGCTGTAGAGCTGGGCGACACTGCTCCGCGCACCATCATCAGCTATACGCTGGCGCAGATCGCCATTGGTGATCAGGTCGGCGCGCTGGCAACGCTCGATCAATTCGAAACCACGCTCGACCCGGCCGATTTCGGCCTCGCCATCGCCTTGGCCGGTCGTCCCGACCATGGCGTCCATGTACTGAGCAATGCACTGCGTTCGGGCCAGAACACGCCGAAGGTTCGCCAGAACCTCGCCTATGCCTATGCGCTGCAAGGGAATTGGCGCTCTGCGCGTGTCATGGCCGCAGAAGATGTGCCCGCGGGCGAAGTCGGCGATCGCATGGCCCAGTGGGCGGCGGTTGTCCGCCCCGAAGCCTTTACCACCCGCGTTGCCAATCTGCTCGGCGTCCAGCCGCGGGTCGATCCCGGACAGCCGCAGATGCTCGCCCTCGCCAATCATCCCAGCGTCAATATGCTGGCCGCACAGGAAGTGGGCGAGCTCGAGCCAGTTGCCGAGCCGCAGGGCGATTTCGCCTTTGCCGAGGAACTGCCCGCAGTAGGCGCCGCACCGTCCATCGACGACCGTGCCGACGCGGCGCTGGCCGATGCCGGCCTCGCTCCCAGCATCGGCGGTGTCCGCTATGTCTCGCGCGAAGTGGTCCAGCAGATGCCGGTCCAGTCGCGCAAAGCCGTTGCCCCGCGTGTCGCAGGTGCCGCAGCGCCCACCAGCACTGCCCGCAGCGGCGACTACAACGTCCAGCTCGGCTCGTTCTTCTCGATGTCGGATGCCAATGAAGCCTGGAAGCAGTTCCAGAAGCGCTATCCCGAACTCGGCGATGCCGAACGCGTGATCACCAAGGCGCGCGTCAACGGCAAGATCTACTACCGCGTCGCGGCTGCCGGTTTCGCCAAGGCATCGGCCGATTCGATGTGCCGCACGGTCAAGGGCAAGGGCGGCGGCTGCATCGCCTATGCCTCGAGCCGTCCGCTGCCCGGCGCGATCGACGTCGTTGCCAGTGACATGCGGGTCGCCGCACGCTAG
- a CDS encoding ParA family protein codes for MRVLALASQKGGSGKTTLSGHMAVQAQRAGAGPVVLIDIDPQGSLADWWNEREDEYPAFAQTTVARLATDLAILRQQGFKLAVIDTPPAITMAIQSVISVAELIVVPTRPSPHDLRAVGATVDLCERAGKPLVFVVNAATPKAKITSEAAVALSQHGTVAPITLHHRTDFAASMIDGRTVMEVDPESRSAAEVTALWKYIADRLEKNFRRTVFAAPNSQSAMPGVHRPAGGFGRRVAQ; via the coding sequence TTGCGTGTACTGGCATTGGCATCGCAGAAGGGCGGATCGGGCAAGACCACGCTCTCGGGACATATGGCCGTTCAGGCCCAGCGCGCCGGCGCCGGTCCCGTCGTCCTGATCGATATCGATCCGCAGGGGTCGCTGGCCGATTGGTGGAACGAGCGCGAGGATGAATATCCCGCATTCGCCCAGACCACCGTCGCCCGTTTGGCAACCGACCTGGCCATTCTGCGCCAGCAAGGTTTCAAGCTGGCGGTGATCGACACCCCGCCGGCCATCACCATGGCCATCCAATCGGTCATCTCGGTCGCCGAACTTATCGTCGTCCCGACCCGTCCGAGCCCGCACGATTTGCGCGCCGTGGGCGCTACGGTCGATCTGTGCGAACGCGCCGGCAAGCCGCTGGTGTTCGTGGTCAATGCCGCGACGCCCAAGGCCAAGATCACTTCGGAAGCCGCCGTCGCGCTGTCGCAGCACGGCACGGTCGCGCCGATCACCCTGCACCACCGCACCGATTTCGCTGCCTCGATGATCGATGGCCGCACGGTGATGGAGGTCGACCCCGAAAGCCGTTCGGCTGCCGAGGTCACCGCGCTGTGGAAATATATCGCCGACCGGCTGGAAAAGAACTTCCGCCGCACAGTCTTCGCCGCGCCCAATTCGCAATCCGCGATGCCCGGCGTCCATCGTCCTGCCGGTGGCTTCGGCCGCCGCGTGGCCCAGTAA
- a CDS encoding SPOR domain-containing protein, translated as MLRVAKAAWLAGVMAAATMVSVPAQADVKAGVDAWTRGDFATAVREWAGPAAQGDPDAQFNMAQAYRLGRGLDADTQQAEALYALAAAQGHVKAADNYGLLLFQRGAREEALPYVSAAASRGDPRAQYLLGIAHFNGDLVAKDWRRAYALLTLANSAGLPQARGALAQMDEYISLEDRQAAQPLAASLKAEAEAARARELAAVDLALGTDAPTGPVVTAPAAAPTTRPAGTPRVAGSTAAPATAGADYTLPASRPTVVARQEEEALSREAVVVASRPVPSTPAPAPAAVTRVAPATGPWKVQLGAFGVPGNAERLWSQLAGRSEIAGRTRLLEKSGRLTKLLAGGYATRDQAATACASLKRSGQGCLVTR; from the coding sequence ATGCTACGAGTGGCGAAAGCAGCATGGCTGGCCGGCGTAATGGCCGCGGCAACCATGGTTTCGGTTCCGGCGCAGGCCGACGTCAAAGCCGGTGTCGATGCCTGGACGCGGGGTGATTTCGCCACTGCAGTGCGCGAATGGGCAGGCCCCGCCGCGCAAGGCGATCCCGATGCACAGTTCAACATGGCGCAGGCCTATCGGCTGGGCCGCGGGCTCGACGCCGACACGCAGCAGGCCGAGGCGCTCTATGCGCTGGCCGCGGCGCAGGGGCACGTGAAGGCGGCGGACAATTACGGCTTGTTGCTGTTCCAGCGCGGTGCGCGCGAGGAAGCCCTGCCCTATGTTTCAGCCGCTGCCTCGCGCGGCGATCCGCGCGCGCAATATCTGCTCGGCATCGCGCATTTCAACGGCGACCTCGTCGCGAAGGACTGGCGCCGCGCCTATGCGCTGCTGACGCTGGCCAATTCGGCGGGCTTGCCGCAGGCACGCGGCGCGCTGGCGCAGATGGACGAATATATCTCGCTCGAGGACCGACAGGCTGCACAGCCGCTCGCCGCATCGCTCAAGGCCGAGGCCGAAGCGGCGCGCGCGCGTGAACTGGCCGCGGTCGATCTTGCACTGGGCACCGATGCGCCGACCGGACCAGTTGTAACCGCCCCGGCTGCTGCACCGACGACGCGTCCCGCGGGCACCCCGCGCGTCGCGGGCAGTACTGCCGCACCGGCGACCGCGGGGGCGGATTACACGCTCCCCGCCTCGCGCCCGACGGTTGTCGCGCGGCAGGAAGAGGAAGCGCTCTCTCGCGAAGCCGTGGTCGTGGCTTCGCGCCCGGTTCCCTCAACTCCCGCACCGGCCCCTGCCGCAGTTACGCGCGTCGCGCCCGCCACGGGTCCGTGGAAGGTCCAGCTCGGCGCGTTCGGCGTACCGGGCAATGCCGAACGGCTGTGGAGCCAGTTGGCCGGGCGAAGCGAAATTGCCGGGCGTACCCGTCTGCTCGAAAAATCGGGGCGGCTGACCAAGCTGCTGGCGGGCGGTTATGCCACCCGAGATCAGGCGGCGACGGCCTGCGCTTCGCTCAAGCGCAGCGGGCAGGGCTGTCTCGTTACCCGCTAG
- a CDS encoding DUF418 domain-containing protein: MSQATEQAAIAEATVDDPLPSALAGNRIASLDFIRGIAVMGILAANIVAFGQPFSAYMYPDGFLVPHSDAEDWMWVAQFVLVDGKMRGLFTLLFGAGLYLFMEKAWTKGEGRELQVRRLLWLLLFGLAHFYLIWRGDILLYYAAFGLVAMIGIRWAAKTQLIVGLLGYAAGIAMVASFTAFPYFIAETSLGEQPAYAELREQLAADKETTLEEGLTERQVIAEGSYPDYVRHNITEHGGDPLFGLFLFALESVPLMLIGMALYRFGLFSGGMDPGRQLRWGLAGIASGSAVTLLIALWVKGIGFSYWSTLAAFMSFSMLPRLPVVLGLAAVLAVVGLRTSSWLAERISAAGRAAFTNYMGTSLVMLLVFHGWAGGLYGELGRSELYLLMLATWALMLLWSKPWLARFRFGPLEWLWRCLTYWRMFPLRR; the protein is encoded by the coding sequence ATGAGCCAAGCAACCGAACAGGCGGCAATCGCCGAGGCGACAGTGGACGATCCGCTGCCGAGCGCGCTCGCGGGCAACCGCATCGCCAGCCTCGATTTCATCCGTGGCATCGCCGTCATGGGTATCCTGGCGGCGAATATCGTCGCCTTCGGACAGCCATTCTCTGCCTATATGTACCCCGATGGCTTCCTGGTTCCGCACAGCGATGCGGAAGACTGGATGTGGGTGGCGCAATTCGTCCTCGTCGACGGCAAGATGCGCGGCCTGTTCACACTCCTGTTCGGCGCGGGGCTGTATCTGTTCATGGAGAAGGCCTGGACCAAGGGCGAGGGCCGCGAGTTGCAGGTTCGCCGCCTGTTATGGCTGCTGCTGTTCGGGCTGGCGCATTTCTACCTGATCTGGCGCGGCGACATCCTGCTCTATTATGCCGCATTCGGCCTTGTCGCGATGATCGGGATACGCTGGGCGGCCAAAACCCAGCTGATCGTCGGCCTGCTCGGATATGCTGCGGGAATCGCCATGGTCGCCAGCTTCACCGCCTTCCCCTATTTCATCGCCGAGACGTCGCTCGGCGAACAGCCCGCCTATGCCGAATTGCGCGAACAACTGGCCGCGGACAAGGAAACCACGCTCGAAGAGGGACTGACCGAGCGGCAGGTCATCGCCGAAGGCTCCTACCCGGACTACGTGCGCCACAACATCACGGAACATGGCGGTGACCCGCTGTTCGGGCTGTTCCTCTTTGCGCTCGAATCCGTACCGCTGATGCTAATCGGCATGGCGCTCTATCGGTTCGGCCTGTTCAGCGGCGGCATGGACCCCGGCAGGCAATTGCGCTGGGGACTGGCCGGTATCGCGAGCGGAAGCGCGGTGACCCTGCTGATTGCGCTGTGGGTCAAGGGGATCGGGTTTTCCTACTGGAGCACGCTCGCCGCTTTCATGAGCTTTTCGATGCTCCCGCGGCTGCCCGTCGTCCTAGGCCTCGCCGCGGTGCTCGCAGTGGTCGGTTTGCGGACATCGAGCTGGCTGGCGGAGCGGATTTCGGCGGCCGGACGTGCAGCGTTCACCAATTACATGGGCACCTCGCTGGTCATGCTGCTGGTGTTCCACGGCTGGGCCGGCGGGCTTTATGGCGAGCTGGGGCGCAGCGAGCTCTATCTCCTCATGCTCGCCACCTGGGCGCTGATGCTGCTGTGGTCCAAGCCGTGGCTGGCCCGCTTCCGCTTCGGCCCGCTCGAATGGCTGTGGCGCTGCCTGACCTATTGGCGGATGTTCCCGCTGCGGCGGTAA
- a CDS encoding bacterioferritin-associated ferredoxin — protein sequence MYVCICNAIRENELRRAARHVSGDAEACYAALGKAPCCGTCLDDADDILQEEREFGLVSAAA from the coding sequence GTGTACGTCTGCATCTGTAACGCGATCCGGGAAAACGAACTGCGCCGCGCCGCGCGCCATGTCTCGGGTGATGCCGAAGCGTGCTATGCTGCGCTGGGCAAGGCACCGTGCTGCGGGACCTGTCTCGACGATGCCGACGATATCCTGCAGGAAGAACGCGAGTTCGGTCTCGTCTCCGCCGCAGCGTGA
- the bfr gene encoding bacterioferritin produces the protein MKGDLKVIEFLNKALTNELTAINQYWLHYRVLADWGVTKLAEYERHESIDEMKHADILAERILILNGLPNFQAIHKLKVGETVEEILKADLAMEMEAIPLLKEAADYCQDVRDFTTGQIFEDILASEEEHVDFLETQFDMIARMGLENYVQLNSKPVGGGEAG, from the coding sequence ATGAAAGGCGATCTGAAGGTCATCGAGTTCCTCAACAAGGCGCTCACCAACGAATTGACCGCGATCAATCAGTACTGGCTGCATTACCGCGTGCTGGCCGATTGGGGCGTGACCAAGCTCGCCGAATACGAACGGCACGAATCGATCGACGAGATGAAGCACGCCGACATCCTCGCCGAGCGGATCCTGATCCTCAACGGGCTCCCCAATTTCCAGGCGATCCACAAGCTCAAGGTCGGCGAAACGGTCGAGGAAATCCTCAAGGCCGATCTGGCGATGGAAATGGAAGCGATCCCGTTGCTTAAGGAAGCGGCGGATTATTGCCAGGACGTGCGCGACTTCACCACGGGCCAGATTTTCGAAGACATCCTCGCCAGCGAGGAAGAGCATGTCGATTTCCTCGAAACGCAATTCGACATGATCGCGCGGATGGGGCTGGAAAACTACGTCCAGCTCAACAGCAAGCCGGTGGGCGGGGGCGAAGCGGGCTGA
- a CDS encoding DUF2721 domain-containing protein, whose product MLDILAGVGAFELIERTSSTLRVQQVVQLSLAPAFLLAGIGAVMNVMTNRLIWVANKIERILNAGEDGDVDAMRAELPALEMRRNYAQRAVMFSTASALAISVVIVLLFVSAFVTTPLGTLVAATWVMCMGLLVAGLASFLMETRTAARRNRERIRERRAAAKS is encoded by the coding sequence GTGCTCGACATCCTGGCCGGCGTCGGCGCCTTCGAGCTTATTGAGCGCACCAGTTCGACCTTGCGCGTCCAGCAGGTCGTCCAGCTCAGCCTGGCCCCGGCCTTCCTGCTCGCAGGGATCGGCGCGGTGATGAACGTCATGACCAACCGGCTGATCTGGGTCGCCAACAAGATCGAGCGCATTCTCAACGCCGGCGAGGACGGCGATGTCGACGCGATGCGCGCCGAACTGCCCGCGCTGGAAATGCGCCGCAATTACGCGCAGCGGGCGGTCATGTTCAGCACCGCTTCGGCGCTGGCCATCAGCGTGGTCATCGTCCTGCTGTTCGTGAGTGCCTTTGTCACCACCCCGTTGGGCACGCTGGTTGCCGCGACATGGGTGATGTGCATGGGCCTGCTTGTCGCAGGGCTTGCGTCGTTCCTGATGGAAACCCGCACCGCAGCCCGCCGCAACCGTGAACGGATCCGCGAACGCCGGGCCGCCGCCAAGTCCTGA
- the der gene encoding ribosome biogenesis GTPase Der yields the protein MVPSSSKPTVIIIGRPNVGKSTLFNRLVGKRLALVDDQPGVTRDRRFGDAEIAGLEFQVVDTAGWEDEDPASLPGRMRMQTEVSLEGADAAMFVFDARVGLTPLDEEIARWLRGQAVPVVLVANKAEGTQGDAGIYESFSLGFGEPAGISAEHGEGIGDLFERLWPIIGEKAEAAAETLELSEEDEEALLAGPLKLAIVGRPNAGKSTLINRMLGEDRLLTGPEAGITRDSIAIDWEWHDPRSGEDREIRLIDTAGMRKKAQVVDKLERLSVADARRAVDFAEVVVLLLDATRGLESQDLKIASMVLEEGRALMIAINKWDIAEDASALFNGIREALNEGLAQVRGVPLFAVSAKTGKGLDQMLGAAFDLREAWSRRVPTAALNRWFDDALEANPPPAPKGKRIKLRYITQASIRPPRFVVFGTRLDMLPKSYERYLVNGIRDKLGFEAVPVRVVLKSPKNPFQKD from the coding sequence ATGGTGCCCTCCTCCTCCAAGCCAACGGTGATCATCATCGGCCGGCCCAATGTCGGCAAATCGACGCTGTTCAACCGGCTCGTGGGCAAGCGCCTGGCGCTGGTCGACGACCAGCCCGGCGTGACGCGCGATCGGCGCTTCGGCGATGCCGAAATCGCCGGGCTCGAGTTTCAGGTGGTCGACACTGCCGGGTGGGAGGACGAAGACCCCGCCAGCCTCCCCGGCCGGATGCGCATGCAGACCGAAGTCAGCCTCGAAGGCGCCGATGCCGCGATGTTCGTATTCGATGCGCGCGTCGGCCTGACCCCGCTCGACGAGGAAATCGCGCGCTGGCTGCGCGGACAGGCAGTTCCCGTCGTGCTCGTCGCCAACAAGGCGGAAGGCACGCAGGGCGATGCCGGCATCTACGAAAGCTTCTCGCTCGGCTTTGGCGAACCGGCCGGCATCAGCGCTGAACATGGCGAAGGCATTGGCGACCTGTTCGAACGGCTCTGGCCAATCATCGGGGAAAAGGCCGAAGCTGCTGCCGAAACCCTCGAACTGAGCGAAGAAGACGAAGAGGCGCTGCTCGCCGGACCGCTCAAGCTTGCCATCGTCGGCCGGCCGAACGCTGGCAAGTCGACGCTGATCAACCGCATGCTGGGCGAAGACCGGCTGCTGACCGGTCCCGAAGCCGGGATCACGCGCGATTCGATCGCGATCGACTGGGAATGGCACGACCCGCGTAGCGGCGAAGACCGCGAGATCCGGCTGATCGACACGGCCGGGATGCGCAAGAAGGCGCAGGTGGTCGACAAGCTCGAACGCCTGTCGGTCGCCGATGCGCGCCGCGCGGTCGATTTTGCCGAAGTCGTGGTTCTGCTGCTCGACGCCACCCGCGGTCTGGAATCGCAGGATCTCAAGATCGCCAGCATGGTGCTCGAAGAAGGTCGCGCGCTGATGATCGCGATCAACAAATGGGACATCGCCGAAGACGCCAGCGCGCTGTTCAACGGCATCCGCGAAGCGCTCAACGAAGGACTGGCACAGGTGCGCGGAGTGCCGCTGTTCGCCGTGAGTGCCAAAACCGGCAAGGGTCTCGATCAGATGCTCGGCGCGGCTTTCGACCTGCGCGAGGCGTGGAGCCGCCGTGTACCGACCGCCGCGCTCAACCGCTGGTTCGACGATGCATTGGAAGCAAATCCGCCGCCCGCACCCAAGGGTAAGCGGATCAAGCTGCGCTATATCACGCAGGCCAGCATCCGCCCGCCACGCTTCGTGGTCTTTGGTACCCGGCTCGACATGCTCCCCAAGAGCTACGAGCGGTATCTGGTGAACGGTATCCGCGACAAGCTGGGCTTCGAGGCGGTGCCGGTACGCGTGGTGCTCAAGAGCCCCAAGAACCCGTTCCAGAAGGACTGA
- a CDS encoding CHAP domain-containing protein, with protein sequence MMITVGLEEEGTMMARQVALCAPLCKRQQGSWLNRVNRNRKDRDKLNRHNPAGMRKNLAVIALLACATPALAEDFDNFAAQGAELDAYLQCVPYARNVSGIQIYGDAHTWWDQAQGRYATGSMPRPGAVMAFSAHRSMQLGHVATVSRVLDSRRVLLDHANWSPINGRRGQIEKDVLAVDVSRNNDWSEVRVWYAPLGKVGTTAWPVDGFIYSDRQPQPRRQIAMAPARKQTSKRFLSAFADFAD encoded by the coding sequence ATGATGATCACCGTTGGCTTGGAGGAGGAGGGCACCATGATGGCGCGGCAAGTGGCGCTTTGCGCGCCGCTTTGCAAGCGGCAGCAAGGATCATGGTTAAATCGCGTTAACCGTAACCGGAAAGATCGCGATAAGCTTAACCGGCATAATCCTGCCGGTATGAGGAAGAATCTTGCCGTGATCGCCTTACTTGCCTGCGCCACACCGGCGTTGGCCGAGGACTTCGACAACTTCGCCGCCCAAGGTGCGGAATTGGACGCCTATCTCCAGTGCGTACCTTATGCGCGCAATGTCTCAGGTATTCAGATCTACGGCGATGCCCATACCTGGTGGGACCAGGCGCAAGGCCGTTACGCTACCGGCTCGATGCCGCGTCCCGGCGCAGTGATGGCCTTCAGCGCGCATCGCAGCATGCAATTGGGCCATGTGGCCACTGTCAGCCGGGTACTCGATTCGCGCCGTGTGCTGCTAGATCACGCCAATTGGTCGCCGATCAACGGCCGCCGCGGTCAGATCGAGAAGGATGTGCTCGCGGTCGACGTCTCGCGGAACAATGACTGGAGCGAAGTACGTGTCTGGTATGCTCCGCTGGGCAAGGTCGGTACGACCGCCTGGCCGGTAGATGGCTTTATTTATAGTGATCGGCAGCCGCAGCCGCGCCGCCAGATCGCAATGGCACCGGCGCGCAAGCAAACCTCCAAGAGGTTCCTAAGCGCCTTCGCCGATTTCGCAGACTGA
- a CDS encoding DUF3297 family protein, whose amino-acid sequence MSEETKSQTPPDHLSVNPDSEHFKMEALERGVGIRFKGKQRTDIEEYSISEGWVRVQAGKTVDRRGKPLTIKLTGPVEAWFEDLGDEPPVAKAD is encoded by the coding sequence ATGAGCGAAGAAACCAAGAGCCAGACCCCGCCCGACCACCTTTCGGTCAATCCGGATAGCGAGCATTTCAAAATGGAAGCGCTCGAGCGCGGTGTGGGCATCCGCTTCAAGGGCAAGCAGCGCACCGACATCGAGGAATATTCGATTTCCGAAGGCTGGGTGCGCGTTCAAGCAGGCAAGACAGTTGATCGCCGCGGCAAGCCGCTGACGATCAAGCTGACGGGTCCGGTAGAAGCCTGGTTTGAAGATCTCGGCGACGAACCGCCGGTAGCCAAGGCAGACTGA